The genomic stretch GCTGTATCCCTAATGAATTTAACGGCAATATACAATCTCTCAAATTCTGCGTAAACAATGCGTAAACAAACGGTTTCAGTTATGGGTATTTAATGAGTTTTATAAGAAATAGTGAAATTTATAACTACTTGATATTCAGCAAATATTGATAAAATAAACTATCGCAGAATATCATTTTATCGTTCTCATAATCTGGAGGTCCCTGGTTCAAGCCCAGGCTGGTCCACAAAGCATAAAACAAAGGAAATCAAGCCGTTACAAAGAGATTTGTAGCGGCTTTTTTCTTTGCACACAAAAGTTCATTGCACACAATTTGCACACAGCTTCCGAGAAGTACTGATAATCAATGATAAACGAAACACACCGGTAAATTACATCGCATTTCATCTCGTTTCTTTCTTTCATAACTATTGCCTTACCGGTTGAGGTTTTTCACCGATAGTATAATACAAATAAAAGGGATAAGCTACACACCGATAGTTATCCCTTTTATTCTCAAAATCACTTTTTGATAGGAGGAATGAGCCCGTATTTTGCGGCTATTTCAAATAAGCGGTCACTGTTATATCGATACTGCCCCACTATCATAGCGGAATATTCACTATCAGTTTCATCATAGTCATAATTGGGATAAAAACTACTAACCTTATGGAATAAAGCCCTACCTTCCTCATCAAACATATTCTTAATGATATTGCCAATAGCAATCCAATCGTTGTAATAATAAGTAATATCCACTTGACTTCATCAATATAAAGTTCGCGTTCCCTTTGAGCTTCCTCATGTTCTTTGATATTCCTTTCCAACCGCTCAAAGTAAGCGTCACCGAGTCCTTTCTCTTCAAGTGTTTTATCAAACATATCAATGATTTCATCTGAAAATTCTTCTTCATCGTCATCTTCGGTCCAATCATCCAAAGTGGCAAATATATCTTCCCCGTTATCTTCTTTCTCTGGTGAAGAAGTATCTTCAACCTCTGTTTCATCCTCGCACTCAATATCCGGCCCTAACATATCGATAAGCTCGTCAATGGTATACTCTCTTTTTTCTGGAGTATTCTCCGCAACGTCTTCTTGGGTAGTAGGCTCGTTTACGCTCGCTTCCTGTTCTTGAACAACAACAGGCTTTTCTTCTACTGCTTTCTTTTTCTTTGGAGATTTCTTTTTAGCTCCTACAACCTCAGTAGTCAAAGGTTGTTCTTCTTGGGTTCTTTTCTTACGTGTCATAACTTTATTTATTTTGACATTAATAATTTTCCGAGTAATTGAATTTTCGGTTAATACATATATCCACGATATTGTCAGAATATAAGGGAATAGGGTATTTTAACTATATTATTAAGCCCTCGCACCAGTAATTTAGCACAAAGAAAGCTCGGTTATCCTAATGAGTAGGTATTACCGGGCAAAGAGAGAAGACAGCTCATATAAGCTATATAGGCTATAAAAACGAGGTCAAAAGGTTGGTGTTCTTAGTTCGCTCTTCTTTCTCAAAGCTCGCCAGATATGCTTCTGTAGTTCTTAGTCGGTATGCCCCAAAGACTCGCTTATATACGAGATATTGACTCCGCTTCGTTTCAATACGGTTGCGTATGAGTGTCTTGCGGTGTATGTGGTAATGTTGCCGATTCCCAATTCTTCACCTATCAACTTCATACGCTTGTTTATTCGTTTTACTACATCACGAGTTATGGCTTTAGCTTCAATTGCCGTTTCATTCCCTTTCATATATGGAAATATATAATTGTCAGGTAGAGGCTTATTTCCCCATTTATCAATGACAGCCTGCATTTGTACTGAAATAGTTGCTCGTATCTCTTTTCTGTTTTTTGTTGTGCGCTCTGTTTTCTGCCTTACAAAGCATATCTCACCGTCCACAATATCCGAGAACTTTAGTTTCAGCATGTCTGTCGGATTGATACCGTTACACAAGTAAATGAATATCCAAAGGTCTTTATACCTATTAGTCGTTTCATTTCCGCTCTTATAATCGAAAATAGCTTTCAACTGTTTCTTTGTCAAGCCTTTCTTTCTTCCAATACCGGTCTTTATCTCAAACAAGCCTTTTCCAAATGGGTATTGCGACTCTTTGATAACTCCGGCTCTCTTTGCTTCATTCATCAAAGTACGAATATTCCTCATGTGCATACCGATTGTAGAAACGCTTCTTGTCTTTGACCAAAGTTTCTCACATTTCTGCAACCATTCAACAGTAATGGCACTGAACGGAATATCTTTTCCTCCAACTTCTTCAACCATAACTAAAGTACATTTGAAGAATTGCATTGTTCCGATTCTATCTTCGCTTTTCAATTCCTCAATTTTTGCTCTTATGACACTATTTAGAGTGTCTCCGGTTGCCTTTCCCAAACGTAAATTAAGCGTATTGAAAGAGAATATTCCCTTTTCTGCCAGTGCTTCAACATTCATCCGGACTAAAGAAAAACAGCTTTCAATGGCTTGTTTGATTTTTCTGTATTCAAACGATTTACTGCCCGGCAGCTTGTTCCATTCTTCTTTTGTCATACAAATGCCAATGGAATCATATTTTGGCCTCTTCTGATAATAACCCTTGATTTTAACAGGATATTTACCCTCCTTGTTGATTGTACGTGCACCCAGTACCGTAGAAACTACGACACCATCTTTAGAATAATTGAACATGATTTTTAGTAATTACATGCAAGTGGAATTGCTTGCAATAATCTATATATCTATTTTTTGAGGGAAATATAGACGGGTTTGAAACGTTTTGAAGCCTTTTGAATAGTTTAGATATTTTCTTCAAGAGGTTTAAGCAAAGATGCAAATTATATGATATAATACTACACTTTTTATCAAAGAAACTAAATTCTTATTTTCAAGAAATAGAAAATCAATATCCTCTCAATAATTCGTACATTAATGATTTGAAAAAGCGTTTATAAATAAACAATATGTCTTTTCTATCGTTTATTTAATGTATAATACAATACTGTATAATTATCAAATTTGATAATTTATACCATGAAATTTGTTATCACAAAAAATAAAATTCTTATCTTTGCAGAAAGATAATGAAATTGCATGAATATCTATACAGAAGATGAAGCATTAATAGAGTTGTTGGAAGTGGGTTGCACCAATGACAAAAGATACAAAAGACTTCCTAAGGATGTTATTAAAGGTTATATAAAAGCATATAATCATTTAAGGGCAGCCAAACGAATAGAAGATTTATTCAGAATTGGAAGTTTGCATTATGAACGGTTAAAAGGAGATTTAAAGGACTTTGAATCGGTTAGATGTACTGGACGTTGGAGGCTAATATTTAAAAGTTCTACCATAGACAGTTCATTGATAATTACAGATATAGAATTAATAGAAATATCCAACCATTATGGCGACTAAATTTAAATTAAACGATTGTGTACCTTGCATAGCAATTCATCCGGGAGAAATCATTAAGGATGAATTAGATGCAAGAGAGATGAAGCAAAAAGAATTAGCTTCATTTATGGGTATGCCTACTTCCGTACTCAATGATATAATAAAGGGGCGTCGTGCTATAACTCCTGAAGTTGCTGTTTTGTTACAGGAAATTTTAAGTATAGACGCTTCTTATTGGTTATCATTACAAAATCAATATGATATAGACAAAGCAAATATCAATACAAAAATAATAGAACGGAAAAGAAATATTGAGATTTGGAAAATCATTTCTCAATATTGTTCTATTAAATGTTTTGAGAAATTAAATATTATAGGAACTAAAATATCAGAGAATATAAAAACTATATATTCAATTTTTGGTGTTACCTCTGTTGAAGAACTAATAACATTATACTCTCAAGAGAAAGAAGTTTCTTATTTTAAGAAATCTGAGCGTTTGAAAAGTGAGCCTATAAATATTTTTTCATGGAAATACTATGTTTTTTATGAAAGTTCGAAAATTCAGTGTGATACGAAGTTTAGTAACGACAATTTAAATAATCTTATTGATGAATTAAATCATTTATTTGTTATAAATAAGGATACTATAGATACAACAAAAAAAATTCTATCACGATATGGAATTAAATTTATCATAGTGCCCAAATTTGACAAAACTCCCATTGATGGATTTTCTTTTTGGCAAGGAGAAAACCCAACTATTGTATTAACATTACGATTAAACAGAATTGACAATTATGCCTTTGCTTTATTGCATGAAATATATCATGTTTATATGCATCTTTTCAACAATAGAGAACAAAAATATATTTCCATCGAAGGAGCTGAAATAAATAAATGTGAAGAAGAAGCAAATAAATTCGCCAAGTATTCTTTAATTAGCAAAGACTTATGGAGTGCATTCTTAAAACAACATTCTATGATTTCTCCACATGCAATGCAAATGAAAATAAAACAATTTGCTCATCAACATAATATCAATGAAGCTATTGTTTTAGGATTTTATCAACACGATATTAATTTGTACTCTATTAAAAGTTCAATATCAAGAGAAATAAAATAGTCCAATTATATGTACCGTGCAAATCTAATTGCACGCAATTTGCACGCATCTTCAGAAAATAGAAGAAAACAAGAAAGATTATTTGAAAAAGAAATACTACCTTTAGGCTTGAAAATCAAGGAGTATGAACCTGAAAAGAAATGAAGAGCAAATTACTGAAAATCAATTATTTGCGACTCATAATCTGGAGGTCCCTGGTTCAAGCCCAGGCTGGTCCACAAATAAAAAAGGCTGATTCCTAAGGGAATACAGCCTTTTTTATTTGTAAACTCTCCAGGTATAAATCCGTTGCTTTAGATAACATTGGAATTTAATCAAGGTAGTTGTTGGCTTCAGAATTTACACAGAGATAATTAATGTATTGATAACGAGGTAGCTTTACATTTGTTGCTCTTGTTATAGGAATCATGAACAGAATTTCTTTCTCTTAGTATAAAATCATGAGCACATTATATACTCTAAAACTGCAAATGTGGGTTTTACCTTAAAAAAACAGGATGGAAATTTGTACGAAATAGAAAGATGACTTTATCTTTGAAGAATATTAAAGCTGGCCGGACTTTTTATTTTGACGGAATACAGAGATTGTTAGTATAAAAATAAAAGATTAAATTTAGGTTTTATGGTTAAAAGTTATGCTTGTGCAGGCATTTTATTGTTTGCGATAGGATTATTCCCCTTAATGGCACAGGACAACACTGTGGCCAAAGAGATGGCTATAAAGATAGCCGATCGTATTATTGCTTCTACGGTTTATGAGTTCAAAGATGTAAAAACAGGTAAAGTATACACTTCTTTGGACAATGTTGCTTTAAATCCGGATATACGTGTCAATAGTAAATATTTGAATTGGCATTATACAAACGGAGTAACGAATATGGCTTTGATGGAGTTGGGTGATAAAATACAGAACCGGAAATATGAGGATTATGTGCTGAAAAATATGAAGTTTATTTTTGACAAGACTAATCAGTCTTATTTTCATCGTCTGTATGATAAAACTTTCCGTGAAGGAGGATGGAGGGCGGTTCCCCGTCTTACTTGGCATATGATTTATAGAAACAAGCGCTTGGATGACAACGGTCCTATGGGGGCTAGTCTGATAACTTTGAACCAGCGTCATCCGGATGAGGCTTTCCAACAATATGTTGAAACAACAAATCATCATCTTATGGTTTCGGAACCCCGCTTGGCCGATGGAACCATAGCTCGCTTGTGGCCTCATGAAAATACTGTTTGGGCAGATGATGCGTTTATGGCGGTATCTTTTATTTCTAGAATGGGAGAGGTTACCGGTGAAAAGAAGTATTTTGATGATGCGGCCAATCAGATATTGAATTATACAAGGTATTTATGGTGTCCTGAGAAACAGATTTATTATCATTGCTATCATACGGATAATAAAGAGCATGGAGTGGCGCATTGGTCGCGGGCCAATGGATGGATTTTTATGGCGACAGCCGATTTGCTGGCCAGAATGCCGGAAGATCACCCCATGCGTGATGATGTGATAAAGAATTTCCAGATGCAGGCCAGTGGGGTAGCCCGGTATCAAGGGAAAAACGGTTTGTGGCATCAGCTATTGGATAAAGCAGATTCTTATGAAGAAATCACCGGTACTTCCATGTTTGTATTTGGTATAGCTAAAGGTGTGAAGGAAGGATGGCTGCATCCGGATTTCATTTATGTAGCATGGCAGGGATTAAAAGGTATGTTGTCAAAGATTTCAGAGAATGGTGATGTGACGGCCATTTGTGTCGGTACAGGTATCATGCCTTCCACCGTATTTTATTATAATCGTCCTACTCAGGAAAATGATCCGATGGGTGAAGGGCCTGTGTTACGTGCTTTGGTAGAAATGATTGATGCACCTAAATATACGGAAATTAGTGCGAATGATCAGTATGATAAGATAAAATAAAGATAGAACCAAGAAAATACAATTGCCGTAGGGGTGGACTGGATTCGCCTGGATACACTTCTTTGTGGTGCCAGACGGAAACATTCCGCCCCTACAGTAAACCTGATGATAATGAAAAATATTTTTTTCAGTCTTTTGGCTATATCAGAACTTTAAATCCAATCGACCCTCTTTTATTCTTTCTCCCTCGAAAGTGCCACTGATTATTCTGTTATTTAAATCGAAACGGGTGATATTGATTATTCCATCTTCCAGTTTTTCTTCTTGATTATTTTCATTTTTGAATATAACATCAGTATAGATAGTCTGATCGTCACTCGCTCCTTCTGAGATACTGTAAATAGTGATGTCTTTCTCTTTGGGGTCAATGATGTTGAAAGAAATGGAAGCATTGTTGTCCACTCGGACATCTATGCTGACTATCGCTTTCTCGTCTTCGTTGCGGGCAGGATAATAAGAAGCCTTATCATCTGAGTCATAGCGCTGTCCCGTATATACCCAGCCATCTATCAGGCAACCAAAGGTATTGGCTCCTGTTTGAGTGGCAGGGGGCATGATGGTAGGATCTGCTGAAAAGTCTTCTCTATCACAGGAACAGCATAATGCGATTGTTAATACTATTGTAATAAGATATTTAATCATGGCTTGAATTTTTTAAAAATGATAATTGATACCTACTGAGAATCCTAATTGTGAAATGTCGTCCGCCCCCTTCATTGGATAGTGTGGCTGCACCATCCATTCCTTATCATGATAACGAACAGAATACTCGCCGGAATATGCCAGGATATAGTTTATCCTTGCACTGACTCCCCAATGGGTGAAAGCACGGTATTCTCCACCTATGCCAAAGTTCGCCGCCCATTTATTCATGGATACTTTCCGTGGCTTATCATATACCGTACTGTTATCTTGATATAACTGATATCCGGTTCCGGTAGTAAAATACAAGCTGAATTGCTGTTTCAGCCAATGCAGGGAGAACTGTGGAGCAAAATAATGTGTTTGAATTTTATCACTGCTGTTTGGCATGTCGTTAGTATACCGGCTGCCTTGATAAAGTACTCCGAATCCCACCCGTATGGCAGGCTTGTTTCCTATCAGATAAGTATAACTTCCTGACCAGCCTATGCCATTGCGTAAACTTGAAGAGTGTACAGCTACTCCTATCAGCTTTCCGGTGTAAAAGGTAGGCCCTGTTTGGAGGGACAGGATAGAACGTTCGCTAGTGCCGAATTGTGCGTATAGCACTGATGAATACAGCAGCATGGCTGTTGGTAAAAAACATAATTTACATTTCATAATAGTTGTGTTTGTCTAGTTAAGCATTATAAATACAAAAATAGTAAATCATTGAATATAATGATCTTATTAGCCTATTTATTTTAAACCGAGCATGAAAAATGTGATAGATTAACGCTTATCCGAATCTGTCTTAGGGTGGAAAATAACTGTTATGTAATGATTTGACTTCTTTTGCTACTGAATATTATGTAAATATAGGTACCGAATCGTGAACGAAAGTTATTGTTTGAACATTTTCCTATGGAAATTTGTTATAAAGGAAAATATGAATACATTTGGAAAAAGTTTCCTAGGGAAATAATTAAAGAAGATGATGTAACAGAGTCTGGTTTTAATCATAAAAAGAGAAGATTATGAAAAAAGAGTTTATAAGAAGGTATGGATGGACATTGCTTGGCATTGTGGCAGGAATGGTAGGAGGATACTTATATTGGCGTTATGTGGGTTGTTCCACGGGAACTTGCCCTATCACTTCTTCTCCTGTCAACAGTTCCATTTGGGGGGCGGCAATGGGAGGATTATTGCTCAGTTCATTTATACCGGAACGTAAAGAAATAAAGAAGGAGGAATAAGTATGAATAAGACAATTTTATTTTTTCTAGCCCTTATGCTGGTTACCACTACAGCTTGCGGCAGAGGAAACAGTAATAATAACCCTGTAAAAGAAGAAACTATGACAACAGAAGGAGATGGAAAAGTCATACATTTGACTAAAGCTGATTTTTTGGCGAAAGTATATAATTTCGAGAAAAACCCGAAAGAGTGGAAATATGAAGGTGACAAACCGGCTATTGTGGATTTCTATGCTGATTGGTGTGGTCCTTGCAAAATGGTAGCTCCTATTCTGGATGAATTGGCAAAAGAATACGATGGACAGATTGTGATTTATAAAGTGGATACAGAGAAAGAACAGGAACTGGCAGGCGTATTCGGTATACGGAGTATTCCGTCCATTCTGTTCATCCCCATGGAAGGAAAGCCGGAGATGGCACAGGGAGCTATGCCCAAAGCATCTTTTAAAAAGGCTATTGATGAGTTTTTATTGAAAAAATAAGTAATTTTGTGCAATAGCATTCAAGAAGAAGCATCAATATGGAAACTTTATGTAAAATAAGAGACCTCTATCGCGCTATTGCAGAATTTGAAACCCGGTTTGAAAAGGTGCATCACCTTTGTCTGAACGAAGGAATGTTGTTATGCTGTCTCTCCAAGAAGAAACGCCTGTCTTCGGGAGAGATTGCAGAACTGTTAGGCCTTACTAATTCAAATACTTCTAAAGTCATCAGATCTGTGGAAGATAAAGGCTATGTAGAGCGTAATCTGGGAGATAGTGACAAACGACAGATGTATTTCTCGCTTACGGCAGAAGGAAAGAAAATTCTGAAGGAGATGGAATGCTGTAATATTGAGATTCCTGAGTTACTGAGGTCTGTTTTGTAATAGTAAACAAGATACCGCTGTAGATGAAGCCCGTTTTTATTTTTATATCATTGCTGATAATGCTCTGTCCCGCTTTCTCGCAAAGCAGGATGGAGCATTATCTTGACTCCTTGGGACTGGTGAATGTAGGCCGGATGGACCCGACATTGAAAATAGATTTGATGTATACCCGTGCCGACAATTTTACCGGGAAAGTCCTTTATGAGGATTTGCAGGAGGCTTATCTTCATCCCGAGGCCGCCAAGGCCTTATTGCAAGCGCAAAAGCGGTTGAAAGAGTTGTATCCAGGTTATTCTTTGATTATTTATGATGCCGCCCGTCCCATGTCCGTGCAGCAGAAAATGTGGAATGTGGTAAAAGGTACTTCCCAAAATATATATGTATCCAATCCGGCTCGGGGAGGAGGATTGCATAACTATGGTTTGGCGGTAGACGTAAGTATTGCAGATGAAAAAGGAAATCCTTTGCCTATGGGAACCAAGGTGGATCATTTGGGCAAGGAAGCCCATATAGATACTGAGGCGGCAATGGTACAGCAGGGAGTCATTACAGCACAGGAACGGAGAAACCGCTTGTTGTTGCGTCGGGTCATGACGGATGTGGGTTATAAACCTTTGCGCAGTGAATGGTGGCATTTTAACTTCCGCAGTCGTGAAGAGGCAAAACGGAACTATAAAGTAATTAGATAAAGGATGGAAATATCAGCAAAAACACTCCATTTCATCGAAGAACATAAGGAGGACGATACGCGTACACTGGCTTTGCAAAGTAAGAAATATCCCGATGTAGACATGGCGGCAGCTGTCACACAAATTGCCGGACGGCAGGTAGCGGCCCGCAAGTTGCCTTCATGGCATCTGGTTTCCGCATTGTGGTATCCTCCTCATTTGTCTATGGAGCAATGTTCTTCCGAAGCAACTGCTTTGTATAAGGCCTCTTTGTTGGAAGGCGATACTTTTGCCGATTTAACCGGAGGTTTCGGTATTGATTGCAGTTTTATCTCCCGGAATTTCAAGCAAGCTGATTATGTGGAGAGGCAGACGGAGCTCTGTGAGCTGGCTTTGCATAATTTCCCTTTATTGGGGTTGGGACATATCCGGATACATAACCGGGATGGGGTGGCTTATTTGCAGGAAATGCTTCCGGTAGATTGCCTGTTTCTAGACCCTGCCAGAAGGGACGGACACGGTGGCAAGACGGTTGCCATCTCTGATTGCGAGCCGGATATAAGTGCTTTGGAGTCTTTGCTGGTTGACAAGGCAAAGAAGGTGATGGTGAAATTATCGCCTATGCTGGATATGTCATTAGCATTGAACGAGCTGAAAACAGTTCGTTCGGTGCACATTGTCGCTGTGAATAACGAGTGTAAGGAGTTATTGTTGATATTGCAAAAAGAGGCCGTTTCATCGGAAATAAGCATCCATTGTGAGCATATTGCAGGCAACGGTGCGAGCCAGCATTACACCTTTACCTTGAAGCAGGAAAAGGCATCGGCCTGTCCCTTGACTGATCAAGTCGGAACTTATTTATATGAACCGAATGTTGCTATACTGAAAGCCGGTGCTTTTCGTTCCCTCACACAAACCTATCCTGTGATGAAACTTCACCTCAGCAGCCATTTATATACCTCTGCTTCTTTGGTTCCGGATTTTCCGGGACGCCGTTTCCGGGTTGAGTCCGTATCGGGCTTTGGAAAAAAGGAATTGAAAGCGTTTTTGAAGGATATGGACAAGGCGAATATTACGATCCGCAACTTTCCATTATCGGTTGCGGAACTGCGCAAACGCCTGAAACTGAAGGAGGGAGGAGATGATTATATCTTTGCCACGACCTTGTCCGACGAGCGGAAAGTCTTGATTAGGGCGAGGAAGTGCTAGTTTATAATCAACTTATAGCCTATTCCCCTGACATTCACAATCCGTATTTTATTGTCTTTGGATAGTTTATGGCGTAACTTCGTAATAAATACATGCAAGCTGCGTGAGTTGAAGAAGCTGTCATCTCCCCAAAGCTCCAACAAGATGCTTTGGCTGCTCACCACTTCATTCCGGTTCTCACACAGGCGTTTTAATATTTCCGATTCCCGGTGGGATAGTTCTTGTGTGTTTCCTGCAAAGTCAAGCTGTTGGGTAACGGAGTTGAACTGATATCCTCCAATGGTATAGGTATTTGTAATTTCCTTTTCTACAAAAGCTTTGTGCATCAAGGCTTTAAGGCGTACAATCAGTTCTTGCATTCCGAACGGTTTTTTCAGATAGTCATTTGCTCCCAGTTCAAACCCCTCCACCACATCATTGATGGCGGACCGGGCAGTGAGAAAGAGGATCGGAGTCACTTTATCGGACTGGCGGATACGTCGTACCATTTCAAAACCATCCATACGGGGCATCATGACATCAGCCACCAACACATCCGGTTTCTGTTCAAAGAACTTCCTTAAGCCTTCTTCGCCATTTCCGGCGGTAGTGATGATGAACTCTTGTTCTTCCAGCGTATCCTTGATAATCATGGCAAGTGTCTGTTCATCCTCTACTAATAAAACGCGTATCTTCTCCATTTGCTTATTCAGGAATTTGAAGTGTAAAGGTACTGCCTTTTCCTGTGATGCTTTCCACGGAAACAGTTCCTTTGTGTTGTTCTATCATTGTTTTTACATAATAAAGTCCTAGTCCATATCCTTTTACATTATGCAGATTGCCGGTAGGAACCCGATAAAACTTATTAAACAGGTGTTTCTGCTTGTCGGTAGGGATACCTATTCCTTTGTCTTGAATCTTTAGCGTTACATGAGCGTTACAACTACTGTTACAAGAACCGTTACAGCGTGTTGCAGAAATGCAAATATACGCCTTTTCATCGGAATATTTTATAGCATTGTCTATCAGGTTGCTGATCACGTTGTACAAGTGCAAGCGGTCTGCGCGTAGGATTATGTCTTCTTTCATAATAAGTTTGAACTCAGCCGGCTTATCAGCTTTCAGCCTATGTTGGCTGATCAGATTTTCCAACATAGGCCTCAGTTCGACAAGCTCATAGTTCAGACGGAAATTCTTCCGTTGTTCCATACTCATGGAAAGGATCTGTTCCACCAATCCGCTGAGCTGTTTCAGCTGGGCTTGGATAATCTGAAGATAGTTCTGTCGTTTTGTCAGATTCTCTGCTCCGTTGAAGTTCAGCAACGCATCGTTGGCGGCGTAAGCTACAGCTATCGGAGTTTTCAGCTCGTGAGTAATGTTATGCGTGAAGTCCTCTTTCATTTCTTCTACGCTTTTCTGCCTTAAGATGATGCGGATAAGAAACCAGAATGACAGACCTAATATAATAATGATAAGGAAAGAAGTATAAAGTATTCCTTTCATTTGCTGCAGGACGATGGTGTTTGTCGGTTCTACCCATAACCGGTATGCCATTTTGTTGTACAAGTCATAATTGTAATAATAGCTCACTGCTTCCTTGCTTGGCTTGTACTTTTGAGGTGAGCTGAATCCCTGTACCAGAGTACTGTCCCGGTGCAAGTTCACAATTTCTATGCGGTGAGGCAGATAGATGATGCCGCGCATGGCAAGTGTCCTTGTGAAAAGGCTGTCGAAAGTATGCAGATTTATTTCCGTGAAAAGATCCAGCTGGCTGTGAATCCCCCGTTGGAAGTATTTGGTGAGCAGTTCCAGTGTACCGTTCTTGTCGATGGTGGTAGATACCGGTTCTTTTATTTCCAATCCGAATTTTCTTTGCTGTTTGAAGGCTTCGGTTTCTACAGTCTTGGTAACCAATGCACTGCTGTCCAGATTGATACTGGATTCAATGTAACCGTTTACGGTTGCGTTGCTCCGCTTTACGGAGTCGCATCGTTCCATCATTTCATTGTAGTCGCTCACCTGTAAGGTTTCTATCAGGCAATTGTCCATATCCTTCTTCATCGAGGTATATAGTCCTGTCAACCAATATGCCTGATAGGCAAAGACGCCTATCAGCGAAAGGATAATCAATGCGGCTATGGCTTTAAACGGTATCTTCATGGTGAGGCAAAAATAGGCACAAAATAAGTATTTTCTTTCTTTTGATAACACTAAATAAGACTTCGTAAGCTGGTGGTAACACATACGGAACACTTTTAGCCTTTACTTTGCATAGACCTTAAAAATAAAACGACGATGAGGACAGTGATTATCTTTTGTTTATGCTTGTTTACATTCACGGTACAGGCGCAGGACGATGTGAATTATACCTATATGGATAGTCTTTTTCAGCAGCTGCCGGAAGTGTTGGTGAAAGGTGAACGTCCTGTAGTAAAAGCAGAACGGGGAAAACTGATTTACGATTTGCCCCGAATGGTAGAACGGCTTCCGGTGAATAACGCCTACGAGGCGGTAAAGGAACTGCCCGGCATCGTGGAACAAGACGGTAATCTGACATTGGGCGGTCGCGGTATAACGGTGGTAATAAACGGAAA from Phocaeicola dorei encodes the following:
- a CDS encoding response regulator transcription factor, encoding MEKIRVLLVEDEQTLAMIIKDTLEEQEFIITTAGNGEEGLRKFFEQKPDVLVADVMMPRMDGFEMVRRIRQSDKVTPILFLTARSAINDVVEGFELGANDYLKKPFGMQELIVRLKALMHKAFVEKEITNTYTIGGYQFNSVTQQLDFAGNTQELSHRESEILKRLCENRNEVVSSQSILLELWGDDSFFNSRSLHVFITKLRHKLSKDNKIRIVNVRGIGYKLIIN
- a CDS encoding class I SAM-dependent methyltransferase — encoded protein: MEISAKTLHFIEEHKEDDTRTLALQSKKYPDVDMAAAVTQIAGRQVAARKLPSWHLVSALWYPPHLSMEQCSSEATALYKASLLEGDTFADLTGGFGIDCSFISRNFKQADYVERQTELCELALHNFPLLGLGHIRIHNRDGVAYLQEMLPVDCLFLDPARRDGHGGKTVAISDCEPDISALESLLVDKAKKVMVKLSPMLDMSLALNELKTVRSVHIVAVNNECKELLLILQKEAVSSEISIHCEHIAGNGASQHYTFTLKQEKASACPLTDQVGTYLYEPNVAILKAGAFRSLTQTYPVMKLHLSSHLYTSASLVPDFPGRRFRVESVSGFGKKELKAFLKDMDKANITIRNFPLSVAELRKRLKLKEGGDDYIFATTLSDERKVLIRARKC
- a CDS encoding sensor histidine kinase yields the protein MCYHQLTKSYLVLSKERKYLFCAYFCLTMKIPFKAIAALIILSLIGVFAYQAYWLTGLYTSMKKDMDNCLIETLQVSDYNEMMERCDSVKRSNATVNGYIESSINLDSSALVTKTVETEAFKQQRKFGLEIKEPVSTTIDKNGTLELLTKYFQRGIHSQLDLFTEINLHTFDSLFTRTLAMRGIIYLPHRIEIVNLHRDSTLVQGFSSPQKYKPSKEAVSYYYNYDLYNKMAYRLWVEPTNTIVLQQMKGILYTSFLIIIILGLSFWFLIRIILRQKSVEEMKEDFTHNITHELKTPIAVAYAANDALLNFNGAENLTKRQNYLQIIQAQLKQLSGLVEQILSMSMEQRKNFRLNYELVELRPMLENLISQHRLKADKPAEFKLIMKEDIILRADRLHLYNVISNLIDNAIKYSDEKAYICISATRCNGSCNSSCNAHVTLKIQDKGIGIPTDKQKHLFNKFYRVPTGNLHNVKGYGLGLYYVKTMIEQHKGTVSVESITGKGSTFTLQIPE